One genomic window of Etheostoma spectabile isolate EspeVRDwgs_2016 chromosome 7, UIUC_Espe_1.0, whole genome shotgun sequence includes the following:
- the cfap276 gene encoding cilia- and flagella-associated protein 276: protein MSSRDPFPSTKLENGFTLSGFRPPQRKAYDKPTHIAQTEEPWSRLHDTTTLASSRRSVLHYEHQGPNDSLDFQLKSVYDHHKDFFWRKNQILYQKETVSEDHRKQENIKEDGLEKEQENEIRVWVDPHRCSIYSIK, encoded by the exons ATGTCTAGCCGGGATCCTTTCCCCTCCACAAAGTTGGAAAACGGCTTCACTCTCAGCGGATTCCGGCCGCCGCAG AGAAAAGCCTATGATAAACCAACTCACATAGCCCAAACAGAGGAACCCTGGAGTCGCCTCCACGATACAACCACTCTGGCCAGCTCCCGGCGGAGTGTTCTGCATTATGAGCATCAG GGTCCAAACGACAGCCTCGACTTCCAACTAAAGTCCGTCTACGATCACCACAAGGACTTCTTCTGGAGAAAGAATCAGATCTTATATCAGAAGGAGACCGTGTCTGAGGACCACAG GAAGCAGGAAAACATAAAGGAGGACGGGCTGGAAAAGGAACAAGAGAACGAGATCAGAGTGTGGGTCGATCCACATAGGTGCTCCATTTACAGCATTAAGTGA
- the elapor1 gene encoding UPF0577 protein KIAA1324 → MQRGPIHLRHLLLWLLFALTNAELPMCKESDYHFEYTECDVLGSRWRVAVPNKADTCTGLPDPAKGTQCTFSCSEGEFLNMQTQECQKCAVGTYSLGTGEAFDEWDSLPSGFVTHGLPTNGGDAHTDCSNSTWTPKGDYVASNTDECTATLSYAVSLKKPGTVSFEYFYPDNGIYFEFYVQNDQCQSTDTESRWMKISESNFSKYRVELNTGNNVLYWRTTAYYLQGSAVKPVQLRNIAISGVAYTSECFHCKPGTYSAKAGSARCTPCPAETYSNKGATVCHECEQDKYSMAGSGICKPRPACTNSDYFYTHTPCDSEGKTQLMYKWIEPKICSETVEGAVKLPASGEKQTCPPCNPGFFVTNSSTCEPCDNGFYSNGTACTKCPSGTEPVMGLEYKWWNTMPSNMKSSIFHQEFDESEHSTAWEVAGEYVYTTPGDQDTDYLMLTLNVPGYRLPQSMVKDSERSELSRITFVFETTCTADCKFYFLAGYNQWNNDVVEQWKGSNRKQSYSYLIQNNSTASFTWTFQRTEELNVERKYSADAAKIFSIHITNVIGGVASQCRRCALSSTKAGSACVPCPPGHYMVSETGVCKSCPPNTFIRADQPVGEAACVQCGPNTQRNKAHTACLSDCALDVQMKGGALLHYDFSPLSNVTGFHSSPRFTNKGLRYFNRFNLGLCGKEGRVPATCVDNVTESRREVKGYICQSTVVPSDIRSQSMVSTQPFTIGDSLIGVTTDTTLGSISSPKWLFPSASGLPDVIFYYKSSETTQACKQGRSATVRLRCNPTVTAEDHVTLPSNCSEGTCDGCTFHFLWQSQHACPLCTKNHYREIVSACIQGIQRTTYVWQQPLQCYGGESLPAQKVSTCVTLDFWLKFGVSTGTIVAVLLISISCYFWKKTRKLQYKYSKLMMGSEGRECELPTADSCAIMEGEDAEDDLMDLTKKSFFTKIKSFSRERTSDGFDSVPLKSSSRHQREEDSDEA, encoded by the exons ATGCAGCGAGGCCCGATACACCTGCGCCACCTTTTACTGTGGTTGCTTTTTGCACTAACCAATGCGGAGTTGCCCATGTGCAAAGAG TCAGATTATCACTTTGAGTACACAGAGTGTGACGTACTCGGGTCACGATGGAGAGTGGCGGTTCCCAACAAAGCCGACACATGCACAGGCCTCCCAGATCCAGCCAAAGGCACTCAGTGCA CCTTCTCCTGTAGTGAGGGGGAGTTCCTCAACATGCAGACACAGGAGTGCCAGAAGTGTGCTGTAGGCACCTACTCTCTGGGCACTGGCGAGGCCTTTGATGAGTGGGACAGCCTGCCCTCTGGTTTTGTCACCCACGGGCTGCCCACGAATGGCGGGGATGCCCACACAGACTGCTCCAA CTCAACCTGGACACCAAAGGGTGATTATGTAGCCTCAAACACAGATGAGTGCACTGCAACACTGTCCTATGCTGTGAGCCTGAAGAAACCTGGAACTGTGTCCTTTGAATATTTCTACCCTGACAACGGCATTTACTTTGAGTTCTAT GTTCAGAATGACCAGTGTCAGTCGACAGACACAGAGAGCCGGTGGATGAAGATCTCTGAAAGCAACTTTAGCAAATACAGG GTTGAGCTCAACACCGGCAACAATGTGCTGTATTGGAGAACCACTGCGTATTATCTGCAGGGCAGTGCTGTCAAGCCCGTGCAGTTGAGGAACATTGCCATCTCAG GGGTGGCCTACACATCAGAGTGTTTCCATTGTAAACCCGGCACCTACAGTGCAAAAGCAGGATCTGCCCGCTGTACCCCGTGCCCTGCTGAAACCTACTCCAACAAGGGGGCCACCGTTTGCCATGAGTGCGAACAGGACAAATATTCAA TGGCTGGTTCAGGGATCTGCAAACCGAGACCTGCGTGCACAAACAGTGACTACTTCTACACCCACACTCCCTGTGACTCTGAGGGAAAG ACTCAGCTCATGTACAAGTGGATCGAGCCTAAGATTTGCAGTGAGACTGTTGAAGGAGCCGTGAAGCTGCCTGCATCAGGGGAGAAGCAAACATGTCCACCATGTAACCCGGGTTTCTTTGTCACCAACTCTTCCACCTGTGAACCCTGCGACAATGGTTTCTACTCAAACGGAACAG CTTGTACCAAGTGCCCTTCTGGCACGGAACCAGTGATGGGTCTCGAGTACAAATGGTGGAACACGATGCCGAGCAACATGAAGAGCTCCATCTTCCATCAAGAATTCGACGAGTCCGAACACAGCACGG CGTGGGAGGTGGCTGGAGAGTATGTCTACACCACCCCCGGGGATCAGGACACAGACTACCTGATGCTCACGTTAAATGTCCCTGGGTACAG GCTGCCTCAGTCCATGGTCAAAGACAGTGAGAGGAGTGAACTTTCTCGCATTACCTTTGTCTTTGAGACCACGTGTACAGCTGACTGCAAATTTTACTTCTTGGCG GGTTATAACCAGTGGAATAATGACGTGGTGGAGCAGTGGAAAGGCAGCAACAGGAAACAGTCATACTCCTACCTGATCCAGAACAACAGCACAGCCAGCTTCACCTGGACATTTCAACGAACTGAGGAACTCAACGTG GAGAGGAAATACAGCGCTGATGCTGCAAAGATCTTCTCCATCCACATAACCAATGTGATCGGAGGTGTGGCCTCCCAATGTCGCCGCTGTGCCCTGAGTTCCACTAAGGCCGGCTCCGCCTGTGTTCCCTGCCCACCGGGACACTACATGGTCAGTGAGACAGGAGTGTGTAAGAGCTGCCCGCCGAACACCTTCATCAGAGCCGATCAGCCTGTCGGAGAGGCTGCTTGTGTTCAGTGTggaccaaacacacagagaaacaag GCCCACACAGCTTGTCTCAGTGACTGTGCGTTGGATGTTCAGATGAAAGGAGGCGCGCTgttacactatgacttttctcCTCTGTCTAACGTCACCGGCTTCCACAGCAGCCCCCGCTTCACCAACAAAGGCCTGAGATATTTCAATCGCTTTAATTTGGGTCTGTGTGGGAAAGAG GGCAGAGTACCGGCTACCTGTGTGGACAATGTgacagagagcaggagagaggtCAAAGGTTACATCTGTCAGTCCACTGTGGTTCCTTCTGATATCAGGAGTCAGAGCATGGTCTCCACGCAACCCTTCACCATTGGTGACTCCCTCATTG GTGTGACCACCGACACAACCCTGGGAAGCATCTCTTCTCCAAAATGGCTGTTTCCCTCTGCTTCCGGCCTGCCAGATGTCATCTTCTATTACAa GTCCAGCGAAACGACTCAGGCTTGTAAACAAGGCAGATCAGCCACCGTCAGACTGAGATGCAATCCCACAGTGACTGCTGAAGACCACGTCACGCTGCCAAG TAACTGTTCAGAGGGGACGTGTGATGGTTGTACTTTCCACTTTCTGTGGCAGAGCCAGCATGCATGTCCACTCTGCACCAAAAACCATTACAGAGAGATTGTCAGCGCTTGCATCCAGGGAATACAG agaaCCACCTATGTATGGCAGCAGCCATTGCAGTGTTATGGCGGAGAGTCACTACCAGCACAAAAAGTCAGCACTTGTGTGACTCTGGATTTCTGGCTCAAGTTTGGTGTTTCCACAGGAACGATTGTTGCTGTGCTGCTCATCAGTATCAGCTGTTATTTCTGGAAGAAGACACGCAA GTTGCAGTATAAGTACTCCAAGCTGATGATGGGCTCTGAGGGTAGAGAGTGTGAGCTGCCCACTGCAGACAGCTGTGCAATAATGGAGGGAGAGGACGCAGAGGACGACCTCATGGACCTAACCAAGAAATCCTTCTTCACCAAAATAAAGTCCTTCTCACGAGAG AGGACATCAGATGGATTTGACTCCGTTCCACTTAAATCATCTTCACGCCATCAAAGAGAGGAGGACTCAGATGAAGCTTAA
- the mapk14a gene encoding mitogen-activated protein kinase 14A isoform X1, translating to MSQKERPKFYRHEVNKTIWEVPERYQNLSPVGSGAYGSVCSAYDGKTGLKIAVKKLSRPFQSIIHAKRTYREMRLLKHMKHENVIGLLDVFSPATSLKEFTDVYLVTHLMGADLNNIVKCQKLTDDHVQFLIYQILRGLKYIHSADIIHRDLKPSNLAVNEDCELKILDFGLARHTDDEMTGYVATRWYRAPEIMLNWMHYNMTVDIWSVGCIMAELLTGKTLFPGTDHINQLQQIMRLTGTPPASLISRMPSHEARNYISSLPHMPKRNFADVFIGANPLAVDLLEKMLVLDTDKRITAAEALAHPYFAQYHDPDDEPEAELYDQSFESRELEIEEWKRLTYEELCSFEPPIFDEDDME from the exons ATGTCGCAGAAAGAGAGACCCAAGTTTTATCGGCATGAGGTCAACAAGACGATATGGGAAGTCCCGGAGCGCTACCAAAACCTGTCCCCGGTTGGCTCTGGCGCCTACGGATCCGTGTG ctcTGCATATGATGGGAAGACTGGTTTGAAGATAGCTGTGAAGAAGCTCTCTCGGCCATTTCAGTCCATCATCCATGCCAAGAGAACATACAGAGAGATGCGGTTGCTGAAGcacatgaaacatgaaaat GTGATTGGCCTCCTAGATGTCTTCAGCCCTGCTACTAGTCTGAAGGAATTCACTGATGT GTATCTTGTGACTCACTTAATGGGGGCAGATCTCAACAACATAGTGAAATGTCAGAAACTCACAGATGACCATGTGCAGTTCCTCATATACCAgatcctcagagggttaaag TATATCCACTCAGCAGACATCATTCACAGA GATCTGAAACCTAGTAACCTGGCAGTAAATGAAGACTGTGAGCTTAAG ATTTTGGACTTTGGTTTGGCGCGGCACACTGATGATGAGATGACCGGCTATGTGGCCACCCGCTGGTACCGCGCACCAGAGATAATGCTGAACTGGATGCATTACAACATGACGG TGGATATTTGGTCAGTGGGCTGTATAATGGCAGAACTCCTCACTGGAAAAACTCTATTTCCTGGAACTGACC ATATAAACCAGCTTCAGCAGATAATGCGTCTAACAGGAACGCCCCCAGCATCTCTCATAAGCAGGATGCCCAGCCACGAG GCCAGGAACTACATCAGCTCCTTGCCACACATGCCCAAGAGGAACTTTGCTGATGTGTTCATTGGTGCCAACCCACTAG CTGTGGACCTTCTGGAAAAAATGCTGGTTCTGGACACCGACAAGCGGATAACTGCAGCCGAGGCTCTGGCTCACCCCTACTTCGCTCAGTACCACGACCCAGACGACGAGCCCGAGGCTGAGCTGTACGACCAGAGCTTTGAAAGCCGCGAGCTGGAGATTGAAGAGTGGAAGC GATTAACCTACGAAGAGTTGTGTAGTTTTGAGCCACCTATTTTCGATGAGGACGACATGGAGTAA
- the mapk14a gene encoding mitogen-activated protein kinase 14A isoform X2, whose product MSQKERPKFYRHEVNKTIWEVPERYQNLSPVGSGAYGSVCSAYDGKTGLKIAVKKLSRPFQSIIHAKRTYREMRLLKHMKHENVIGLLDVFSPATSLKEFTDVYLVTHLMGADLNNIVKCQKLTDDHVQFLIYQILRGLKYIHSADIIHRDLKPSNLAVNEDCELKILDFGLARHTDDEMTGYVATRWYRAPEIMLNWMHYNMTVDIWSVGCIMAELLTGKTLFPGTDHIDQLKLILLLVGTPGPELLMKISSESARNYISSLPHMPKRNFADVFIGANPLAVDLLEKMLVLDTDKRITAAEALAHPYFAQYHDPDDEPEAELYDQSFESRELEIEEWKRLTYEELCSFEPPIFDEDDME is encoded by the exons ATGTCGCAGAAAGAGAGACCCAAGTTTTATCGGCATGAGGTCAACAAGACGATATGGGAAGTCCCGGAGCGCTACCAAAACCTGTCCCCGGTTGGCTCTGGCGCCTACGGATCCGTGTG ctcTGCATATGATGGGAAGACTGGTTTGAAGATAGCTGTGAAGAAGCTCTCTCGGCCATTTCAGTCCATCATCCATGCCAAGAGAACATACAGAGAGATGCGGTTGCTGAAGcacatgaaacatgaaaat GTGATTGGCCTCCTAGATGTCTTCAGCCCTGCTACTAGTCTGAAGGAATTCACTGATGT GTATCTTGTGACTCACTTAATGGGGGCAGATCTCAACAACATAGTGAAATGTCAGAAACTCACAGATGACCATGTGCAGTTCCTCATATACCAgatcctcagagggttaaag TATATCCACTCAGCAGACATCATTCACAGA GATCTGAAACCTAGTAACCTGGCAGTAAATGAAGACTGTGAGCTTAAG ATTTTGGACTTTGGTTTGGCGCGGCACACTGATGATGAGATGACCGGCTATGTGGCCACCCGCTGGTACCGCGCACCAGAGATAATGCTGAACTGGATGCATTACAACATGACGG TGGATATTTGGTCAGTGGGCTGTATAATGGCAGAACTCCTCACTGGAAAAACTCTATTTCCTGGAACTGACC ACATTGATCAGTTGAAGCTAATCTTGCTGCTCGTCGGAACACCAGGGCCCGAACTCTTGATGAAAATATCTTCAGAGTCT GCCAGGAACTACATCAGCTCCTTGCCACACATGCCCAAGAGGAACTTTGCTGATGTGTTCATTGGTGCCAACCCACTAG CTGTGGACCTTCTGGAAAAAATGCTGGTTCTGGACACCGACAAGCGGATAACTGCAGCCGAGGCTCTGGCTCACCCCTACTTCGCTCAGTACCACGACCCAGACGACGAGCCCGAGGCTGAGCTGTACGACCAGAGCTTTGAAAGCCGCGAGCTGGAGATTGAAGAGTGGAAGC GATTAACCTACGAAGAGTTGTGTAGTTTTGAGCCACCTATTTTCGATGAGGACGACATGGAGTAA